The Mercurialis annua linkage group LG2, ddMerAnnu1.2, whole genome shotgun sequence genome contains a region encoding:
- the LOC126669529 gene encoding disease resistance protein RPM1-like: MAEAAVGWAINKLDVLLTGELKLLSGVHKEVEDVKDELESIESFLRDADARLYQENVDGRVRVWVKQVRQVAFRIEDTIDEYVLHLLGRRNQHGYFNNVTGVVKNLKRRHGLASKIKDIKKSIVEIRERSDRYSFDFTSKQGNSDGNGAWHDPRVHSFFVEETEVVGIDSVKAELISILVDGTSENAAISVVGMGGLGKTTLASKVYDSEIVALHFDCKAWITVSQSYNTEELLRTMISQFQREKTLPDLEGINTMREIQLIGKLREYLSQKRYFVVFDDVWRIDLWEYIKNALPDSNKGSRILLTTRNEGAAPSSNESSFYHILKLSPLPKREAYDLFCKKAFQSNGGNCPSELQEVSRAFVDKCEGLPLGIVTIGGLLATKQKSALGWGKLYDGLSSFLANDQRMSNITKILSLSYYDLPCYLKSCFLYLSLFPEDQSISCSRLMRLWIAEGFMEEKHGRTTDEIAEEYLTELIHRSLIQVARYSIDGKARECRIHDLMRDTILSQSRELGFRQVSTENYKSLKGRSRHLSIDDRIKSFVQSSSDCQTRSVILFEVTTELPKSLISSFIENFELLRLLDFEGAPMDCIPKEIGTLWHLRYLSLKYTRVKTLPKSIGKLSNLETLDLRWSLVHDLPVEINSLLKLKYLLAHSSNYDVPYNPNFRRGVKMQGNIGRLKALQKLYLIEVDHDIGLIGELQRMTQLRKVGIKKLRSENGTALCSALEKMTCLETLHVSSVTKEEFLDLQSMSDPPPQLRRLYVNGRVGELPQWIGKLACLVKIHMNWSRLAEDPLAVLQTLPNLLILGFYEGYDGAKLHFKKGWFRKLKQLYLLGLRGLNEIIMDEGTLPVMEKLRIGPCPNLKEVPCGMHLLRNLKSLEFTDIRREIAAAIQQNDGYEYGKIEHIPLVLFWYKIKGENYNCYKLGDSELVERLKGVDELCDIRG, from the coding sequence ATGGCTGAAGCTGCGGTGGGTTGGGCAATTAACAAGTTAGATGTATTGCTAACTGGAGAGCTGAAACTGCTGAGTGGCGTTCATAAAGAGGTTGAAGATGTGAAAGATGAATTGGAGAGTATTGAATCATTCCTAAGAGATGCAGACGCGAGGCTGTATCAGGAGAACGTGGATGGGCGAGTCAGGGTTTGGGTTAAACAAGTGAGACAAGTTGCTTTCCGAATAGAAGATACAATTGATGAATATGTGCTTCATTTGTTGGGGCGTCGAAATCAGCATGGCTATTTCAACAATGTCACCGGCGTTGTGAAGAATTTGAAACGTCGTCATGGATTAGCCTCAAAAATAAAGGATATCAAGAAATCAATAGTTGAAATAAGGGAGAGAAGTGATAGATACAGCTTCGACTTTACGTCAAAGCAAGGAAATAGTGATGGAAATGGCGCATGGCATGACCCTCGAGTGCATTCGTTTTTCGTTGAGGAAACTGAAGTTGTTGGTATTGACTCTGTTAAAGCTGAATTGATAAGCATATTAGTAGATGGAACTTCCGAAAATGCAGCCATCTCCGTGGTGGGAATGGGAGGGCTAGGGAAGACAACTCTCGCCAGCAAAGTGTATGATTCTGAAATTGTCGCCTTGCATTTTGATTGCAAGGCGTGGATTACAGTGTCTCAATCTTACAACACGGAGGAGCTACTACGGACCATGATAAGTCAATTCCAAAGAGAAAAGACGTTGCCTGATCTTGAAGGAATCAACACAATGAGAGAGATACAACTGATTGGTAAATTGAGAGAATATTTATCGCAAAAGAGGTACTTCGTGGTTTTCGATGATGTTTGGAGAATTGATTTGTGGGAATATATAAAGAATGCTTTACCTGATTCTAATAAAGGAAGTAGAATCTTACTCACAACTCGTAACGAAGGTGCTGCCCCTTCTTCTAATGAGTCTTCATTTTACCATATCCTTAAACTTTCTCCTCTGCCTAAAAGAGAAGCTTATGACCTTTTCTGTAAGAAGGCTTTCCAGTCAAATGGCGGAAATTGTCCATCGGAACTCCAAGAGGTGTCTCGTGCCTTTGTCGATAAATGTGAAGGCTTGCCTCTTGGAATTGTGACAATTGGTGGTCTATTGGCAACTAAGCAGAAGTCCGCTTTAGGATGGGGAAAGCTTTATGATGGCCTTAGCTCATTCCTGGCAAATGATCAACGTATGTCAAATATAACCAAGATTTTATCTCTAAGCTACTATGATTTGCCTTGCTACTTAAAATCTTGTTTTCTATACTTGAGCCTGTTTCCGGAGGATCAATCCATCAGCTGTTCAAGATTAATGCGACTGTGGATAGCTGAGGGTTTCATGGAAGAAAAGCATGGCAGAACAACGGACGAGATTGCTGAAGAATACTTGACCGAGCTTATTCATAGAAGCCTTATTCAAGTAGCAAGATATAGTATTGATGGTAAGGCTAGAGAATGTAGAATTCATGATTTGATGCGGGATACTATTCTTTCTCAGTCGCGGGAGTTGGGTTTTCGTCAAGTTTCTACTGAGAATTATAAAAGTTTGAAGGGCAGAAGCCGACATCTCTCAATTGATGACAGAATAAAGAGTTTTGTTCAAAGTAGTAGCGATTGTCAAACTCGTTCTGTCATTCTTTTTGAGGTAACAACTGAATTGCCAAAATCACTTATTAGCTCTTTCATTGAAAATTTTGAGCTTTTGAGATTATTGGATTTCGAGGGAGCTCCTATGGATTGCATTCCGAAGGAGATAGGAACTTTATGGCATTTGAGATATTTAAGCCTAAAGTATACCCGAGTTAAGACATTGCCAAAGTCCATTGGTAAATTGAGCAACTTAGAGACCTTGGATTTGAGATGGTCCCTTGTACATGATCTTCCAGTTGAGATCAACAGCCTGCTTAAACTGAAATATCTTTTGGCTCATTCTTCTAATTATGATGTTCCGTATAATCCCAATTTCCGACGCGGTGTGAAGATGCAAGGTAACATTGGACGTCTAAAAGCATTACAGAAGCTCTACTTAATTGAAGTAGATCACGACATAGGCCTGATTGGTGAACTACAAAGGATGACACAATTGCGAAAAGTtgggataaaaaaattgagaagcGAAAACGGGACGGCTCTGTGTTCTGCTCTGGAAAAAATGACTTGCCTTGAGACACTTCATGTTTCTTCAGTAACTAAGGAGGAATTCCTTGATCTGCAATCAATGTCTGATCCTCCTCCACAGCTCCGACGTTTGTACGTAAATGGACGAGTAGGAGAGTTGCCACAGTGGATTGGTAAACTCGCCTGTTTGGTTAAAATTCATATGAATTGGTCGAGGTTAGCAGAGGATCCTTTGGCAGTTCTTCAAACATTGCCGAATCTTCTTATTTTAGGGTTCTACGAAGGGTACGATGGAGCGAAACTGCATTTTAAGAAAGGATGGTTTCGAAAACTCAAGCAGCTATATCTTCTTGGATTGAGGGGACTAAATGAAATAATAATGGATGAAGGAACATTGCCTGTTATGGAAAAGCTAAGGATTGGACCTTGTCCAAACTTGAAAGAGGTACCATGTGGTATGCATTTACTGAgaaatctcaagtctcttgaatttACTGACATAAGAAGAGAAATTGCAGCTGCAATTCAACAAAATGATGGTTATGAATATGGTAAAATTGAGCATATACCACTTGTTCTGTTTTGGTACAAGATTAAAGGAGAAAACTACAATTGCTACAAGCTTGGTGATTCCGAGTTGGTCGAGCGCTTGAAGGGAGTCGATGAATTGTGTGATATTCGAGGTTAG